The DNA segment TTGAATCCTGGGATGAAACTACAAGGAATGTGTCTCCACAAATAATTAACCAGGAGTGGTAGGCCTATTGACATCAACAATGTGTTAACAGTTCAACCGTTAACCAAAATGGGTGGTGAACTACTAaggcatatatttaattacacttAATAATCAAACTTACATAACAATATTAGTaaacaatatttgtttaataacaAACAACTGCCTAAATCACTTCAAAAGTTTACTCAAAGGTCATTTGTTTACTGGACTCCAGAATGACATCATTTAGTGTCTGGCTGCAGCCTACGGGAAAGTCTGATCatcagtttcatgaataaaatcTGCTGAAAATAATCTTCATGTGACAAAAACATTCTTATACAAAAGTCTGGGCACGTAGAGAGGGACAAATAAAGGGACACAACCCAACAGCATACACCTTGTCACTGCAGTACTGCTCCCATGATATCTATTTACATAATCAGCTGCTTCTTGTTACAAAACAATCTCAGTCTGTTATAAGTGTCTCCTCCTCTCTTGTCAGCACACAGTTACTGGACCTGCACACACGCAACACCTTCAGCTCTGTGCTTAACAACAGGTTCATCTGGAACAGGTatcaatttattttgtattcttaTTAAGTCTGTTTCATGATATGTTTTGTGATATTTAATCATAATTCTATCAACTAtcattttctgtgtatttgtATTGTGCATTTTATGTATTGTGTAACTGTAGTCTTAAGTGAAaaattttggtttaaaaaaaaattaccaccCTAAAAGCTGTGAAAAAAAAGCAGATAACTTTTACTAAACACTAATGGTTTTATCCAGAAAACTAGATTTTATATGATTTAAGTATTACAGTTCCTGTAGACTAtaactgtgtttttgttgagtttaagtaaatgtatcatgttttataattaaaaaatcattacatttgTCAAAAAAAGACTATTTCATCAATTAATGGTTTTATAACATCACATAGTTTCATAACATATATAACGTGCACGTGTACACCAGTGAATGCTGATCATATGCAAACAGGTCCAACAGGTCTGACAGGATAAAAAATGCTGGCATTTATAACAAAAGAAAATCTCAAACATCTCAAAAACCCACACATTCTACATTTTACTTTCAGTGAATCTAATGTCCATTCGCACAGAGAGAGATGTGATACGTAGCACAtccaaattaaaaacatgcttaaaaaagTCTCCagacatgtttttaaaagaactttTGTTAACTTGACATGCCATTAAAAAAGAGAAGGCCCTGAGGAAAAAACGTATCTTTAAGTTGTAGCTCTGTAGAACGgaaaatagtcattttatttatttttaaaagttctcCACACAGTTAAAAAACACCAccagattcattcattgtaaaCAAATACCCTTATAACAAATATGCTTTACAATTATGTATGTGTCTATTAACACTGTGACATATTGTCATGatgacattaaaatgattaaaatgcatCTTGAGCTCATGACTTAACTTTCTCAGCAGCTCTTGAGAGAATGAAGGCCGTGATTGTGTTGCTCGTACCTCTTCTGCTTCCCTTGGTCTCTGCTCAGACGTTTCGTTGGGGCCCCTGCCCAACACCAATGGTTCAGCCAAACTTTGAATTAAACAAGGTATGTAAACATATAGAAtcttaaatctcaaaattgtcattatttgctAAATCCAAATGCTGTTATAGTGTACACTGCACTTATATGAGTTTTACCTTTCACTCCAAGTATCTTGGAAAGTGGTATGAGATCGAAAAGCTCCCAGCATCCTTTGAGAAAGGCAAGTGCATTGAGGCAAATTATGCACTAAGGCCTGACAAAACCGTCCAAGTTCTCAATGTTCAGACATAGTGAGTAATCAAATCTTCTGACTTCTAAATTGAACTTGTGTTTTGTCACCGttgttttttcataactaaattgtgtgtttacataaaaCAGCAAAGGAAAAGTAAGAACAGCAGAGGGCACAGCAATCATTCAGGACCCGAAGGAGCCAgcaaagcttggagtcagtttcTCCTACTGTAAGTACATGAATGTGATTTGTGGGTGTTCAAACAACACATTTCTAGAACACTGTAGAatcatttttctctctttttttttttgaagatttaGTTCAGTGCTGGCCAAAAATCTGTATCACaaatcttattttgatgtaaattagactAATTTCAAactttacagcaaaaacaaaatgttctgACGTTatctttgtgaaattatgctacataaaacagctgcacaaaacaaaaacagcagacaggctGAATGAGAATGCAAATCCACTCTCTggcagcaggtggcgcttatggaacagcagcgatACAACGTTTCCTTGaaaatatgtaaacttttctgaacttttttacatttatataaacccCCAGGATTTAGgattttcttccaatattttgcGCATCGTGAACAGTAAGTTTACTCTGcttgctacagtattttctcatCTTTGCGTTCGTCTTCAGCATCTCTGGCTTGTCATTTACAGTTGGTTTATTTGCccagttaaagaattagttATGTGTTATTAATAGTTCTAAAAGTTTTGCAACCATTAGTCAAAAGTGTATGCAATTATTCCAGTCTCatccgtgtccagctatttttagctgtacaaaacagctcgttttgctgcttgatattgcaaattagtgtgtctagccatattattttaacttgttatcttaattatgaacacattgatttgtagtgcaaacagttttaccgtttactgcttGTTGTTATTCAactcgttatttccctacagcgaataatgaaccggaagtctcaggCTTGTTAATTCACTGTCCGcttcttttttatatatgcaGTCACTCCCTATGCACCATACTGGGTCCTGTCTACTGACTACAACAGCATTTCCCTTGTTTATTCGTGCACTGATGTTCTCCGGCTCTTCCATGTGGACTATGCCTGGATCCTGTCACGCTCACGCAGTCTGCCCGCAGAGGCCGTCTACCATGCAAAAGAGATCTTCTCACGTGACAACATCGACGTGAGCAAAATGACTCCCACAGATCAGCAAGGATGCAATGGTACTTTGTAAACAATGAagactgaaatatatatttttggtttaGAAAAGTGCCTTCACTATTACTATTATGGGTGAAAATGGTTTGAACTGTCATTATAAAACTACTCATGTTGCTTTTAACCtactgtgtatatgtattttgaaataaataaataaataaaaaataaataaataaaaggcatTATCCTTTGCTGATGGAGTTCTGTGTCATGTCATTCCTGaggattttatttataaatacagttgaggtcaaaagtttacatacaccttgtagaatctgcaaaatattaattatttgaccaaaataagagggatcatacaaaatgcatgttattttttatttagtactgacctaaataagatatttcacataaaagacgagaaaatattagttgaatttataaaaatgaccccgttcaaaaatttacatacatttgattcttaatactgtgttgttacctgaatgattcacagctgtgtttttttgtttagtgattgttgttcatgagaaaaatccttcaggtccgacaaattctttggtttttcagcatttttgtatatttgaccctttccaataatgactgtatgattttgagatccatgtcttcacactgaggacaaccgagggactcatatgcaactattacagaaggttcaaacactcactaatgctccagaaggaaaaacatgtttgcacagaatgaagatgtgtacatttttcttattttgcctacatatcatatttttttcatttagtactgcccttcagaagctacagaatgtacttacatttttcccagaagacaaaataagttacatttatcctgatcttcgaattaaaaaagttttcaccccccggctcttaatgcattaatttgtttgaactttctgtaatagttgcatttgagtccctcagttgtcctcagtgtgaaacatggatcttaaaatcatacagtcactgttggaaatggttcaaatacacaaaaatgctgaaaaaccaaagaatttgtgggacctgaaggacttttctgaagagcagtgggcagtttaactgttcaggacaaatgagggactcataaacaactatcactaaacaaaaaaactgtcatttttataaaatcaactattatgttcttttgtggactatatttaaatgtcttttctgtgaaatatcttattcaggccagtactaaataaaaaaaacaacatgcattttgtatgatccttcttattttggtaaaataattaacattttgcagattctgcaaggtgtgtgtaaacttttgacctcaactgtatactgAAGTCATGTCTGTTCTGCATAATTTGTGATATGCATTGGTCCTcaaaattgttttctatgtCTTTTTGAATGCTTTATgttgataaaaatgtatttagaattctattaaaaatagaattatgTTCTTGGAATGTAAgtaatactttaattttatgttcATGTTTATATGGAATGATGCATAAAACAACTTGATTTAAAACACATACTGTATCATATACAGCCCTGAGGTGGGTTTCAATGATGCAGATCTAGTTTGGGAGGGGACAAAAATTTCCTGAACTTGGGGTTCGGTCTGTGCAGAACCTGTGACACACAACATCTTTTTTGCTCTCAGAAACGGACGGATCACTTGTGCAATCACTGCTGCAAACAAGGTAATGTTGTTCATTTACAAAACAGTTAGCAACCTACATAACCTTGTTATATGACctaattataaaaaacaaataatgaagGATGCATCAACATAGAATAGTAAACAGTTTCTTATTTTTACAATCttgcttattttcattttttaatttgtcttaATTTTCAGGGAATGATGAAGTGGAGTATTGTTTTGGGAGTTTTCATGCTATGTTTTCTTGCTAATAATCTCAGTGGTAAGTGTATATTACtcatactactattattatcatcttTGGGCACTTTggatatttactttaaaacctatacttcaaaatcattcttaGAATATAAAAATTGCTGTATTTTAAGCTGTATTATAGGTCATTATAGAAATGTTTGTCAAATATACAAACTGGAACTATGTGGAAAGGACAACAGTGAAATGCcacattaataacattaataagcATTAAAGACTTGAGCTGTGTTCATCAGGACAAGTGTGCACATAGTTAAGAATAATATTTGCGGAGGAAACTCACACGTTTCTTGAATCCCTTGGGAGATCCTCAGCTCTCATGCATGAATCAGCTCTTTGTAAGGGAGGATTTCAGATTTCATTCACTCTTCCTCTACTCTCTCCTCTTCCACAGGTGCCAGATTCATTCGTGAAGGGGGTAAACATACTATTTACAATTTTGTTTACACACCTTTAGCCTGCACATATATATAGTAACATTTCAAAATCCTAAATGCACAATGAGGCttttatttgaacaaataaTTAAACTATTGGTGCctgttttataattatattcacTAACTGTATTGTTATGTTTGCCTGAAGACACAAAGAGCCACATTTAGACTTAACTTCTGCAGTTACACATCAGGAATTCTGGAATGCAAGAACTCAGCAGGAATACACAAGCTctatttttctctctcaaatgtAGTGCCCTATGAACAGCCCCCGGCTGTGCCCTACTGGTCTTATTCCACTTCAGATTTCTGGAACTATGTGGAATACTTCCGCAGCATTGGGGCCTACGACCGGATCAATGAAATGGCCAGAACATTCTTCGCCCATCAGCATCTGGGAGACACGCTGGGTTATGAAGTGGCAGAGCAACATGAACACTAAGTGGATGTCATTAGTTCATCACTTATGCATAATATTAGCATTTATAATCCTGTAATAATGAGTCTTGTGCCATATCGTTAAATCTAGCCTATTACTACTAAAATTGCATATAGGAATAAGAATTAATGTTTCATTGTAATGTGATTAACAGCTTCAGAGTGCATGATAGTGATGTATTATACGATTATTGCAGTTGCAAATAtagaaaatgtaagaaataaaacaataaagtgTCATACTGATGCacatcagttattttaatactatcACTGCAATAAACCGTGAGGACCAGTTCGCCAACCGAGCCAGTGGGACCCGTTTTCCACCCGGTTACATTTTGACGTAACACCACCAGTGATGTGAAGCCTGTTGCAATTCCGCGAATCGATTCCTTCGAGCagatcactaaaaagaaccggttcgTAGCGGCTTATGACATCACGGTGCATTTcatgtttgaaacatttaaataacctcatgtttaatactgtttattattaatatggttgttgttgttcaggtaattaattaatatagttGTTTTTATGTGCAATTCCAGCCACAATTCagctaattttaaaatgtattcaagtccttataaaatacatataaaaaaaaaaatcatgtacgTTTCGGATAAATACGTGTTTGAAGtaggttttatttatatttctgttttagattAAGAAAGCGAGCATCTATGAAATCCAGCGTGGAAATAGGTTCATTTAGAAGATTCGACTTAAATGAACAATTCATTCACGAATCGAACTTCGCGAATCGAAACAGCACCGGAAAGAGAGCGAAGCGTTGAAGTGTTTGTTTTGGTGACAGTGAGCtgaaaaatacatcattttaacatttgtttatcGCTGATTTATAAGTACTCACGCTTAAGTTATGAAGCCAGCAGTTGATGAAATGTTTCCCGAAGGAGCTGGTCCGTATGTGGACCTTGATGAGGTTGGTGTTTACATGTTTCTGTACGATAGTCTGTTTTAAGCCATTTGATAATGTGTAActa comes from the Labeo rohita strain BAU-BD-2019 chromosome 24, IGBB_LRoh.1.0, whole genome shotgun sequence genome and includes:
- the apodb gene encoding apolipoprotein Db isoform X2, which produces MSGNWCIQGSESHSYWTCTHATPSALCLTTGSSGTALERMKAVIVLLVPLLLPLVSAQTFRWGPCPTPMVQPNFELNKYLGKWYEIEKLPASFEKGKCIEANYALRPDKTVQVLNVQTYKGKVRTAEGTAIIQDPKEPAKLGVSFSYFTPYAPYWVLSTDYNSISLVYSCTDVLRLFHVDYAWILSRSRSLPAEAVYHAKEIFSRDNIDVSKMTPTDQQGCNGTL
- the otos gene encoding otospiralin, with amino-acid sequence MMKWSIVLGVFMLCFLANNLSGARFIREGVPYEQPPAVPYWSYSTSDFWNYVEYFRSIGAYDRINEMARTFFAHQHLGDTLGYEVAEQHEH
- the apodb gene encoding apolipoprotein Db isoform X1, coding for MSGNWCIQGSESHSYWTCTHATPSALCLTTGSSGTAALERMKAVIVLLVPLLLPLVSAQTFRWGPCPTPMVQPNFELNKYLGKWYEIEKLPASFEKGKCIEANYALRPDKTVQVLNVQTYKGKVRTAEGTAIIQDPKEPAKLGVSFSYFTPYAPYWVLSTDYNSISLVYSCTDVLRLFHVDYAWILSRSRSLPAEAVYHAKEIFSRDNIDVSKMTPTDQQGCNGTL